The Candidatus Nezhaarchaeota archaeon DNA window CGTAATACTAAAGAGGATGACTGAGTTAGGCTTAAGAATTGAGCTTTCCCACAATGATTTTATTAAGGTCTTGGCTAAGAACAACGGAAAAGTGTTGGGCTATGGATTTGGTTCTCTATGTGCTTTAAGTGCGTCAGTGAACCTCCTATTTAGAAGTGAGGGTATAAAAATAATAAGACCTCAAGAGGCATCAGCTCTTAGAAGGCTTGATTAAGCCAAGATCTTGGCTGCTACTTTGGCTATCTTGGGCTTTGAGGATCTATCACTAAAGTACTTTGTGTACTCCTTTGGCTTTAATTGTGATGCTATGAAGTCGAAGGCGGCTTCCGGATCAGACTTGCTACCACACGTATAGACGTCTACAGTTGCATACTCGTATTCGATCCATGTGTGCACTGCTATATGACTTTCAGTAACTAGGGCTATTACTGAAACTCCTCCTTTTTCACCACCAAACTTCCAGGACTTAATATCGTAGAGATTGCACTTAGATATTCTTGCTGCCTCCTCGACAACGTTTCTCAGAAACTCTTCGTTAGATAGAACGTTGGGGTCACAGTCATAAAGGTTGCCGTAAACGTGCTTTCCTACTATCTGCTTTCTCGTATAGCCCTCCTCAACCACTTCCAGTCTTAAACCTCCAAGGAGGGGCTAAACTAATACGTGGCTTAAAAGTTTTTCTGGGCAAGAATGTGACGTTATTGACCTTTTACGCCATTAGCCTATTAATTTAGAACGCCATAAAGTTAACGAAGAAAAGTTTATGTCCAGCTATGCTCTTCCCTAACATTAATGTGTTGACGTACTTCTCTATAGATATCGGCCTTCTATTACTGTGAGTAATAAAAAGATTAAAATGAAATTACTCCTAGTCTTCTAAGAAGCTCTATGTTCAGAGAAGCAACGAGAGCCATACATGGAGGGGAGGAGCTAATAGAGAAGGTAGCTACTTTCATAACCCCCATATATCAAACTGCCGTATTTCCCTACCCGCTCGAAGACTTGAGAAGTTTTAGAGGAAGACCTCTAAAGTATTCGCGAGAGGATAATCCCACGAACATCGTCTTAGAAAAGAGACTTGCAAGTTTAGAGGAAGGTGAGGATGCCTTAGTTTTTTCGTCGGGTATGGCGGCTATATCCTCCTGCTTATTTCATCTATTAAGGAGTGGGTGTAAGCTCGTATTATCTAGGGAAGTTTACGGTACGACGATACCTTTAGCTAAGAGCTTTGAAAAGTTTGGCGTCAAAGTCGAGCTGAGGGGTCCTGAGACGGAGGACATAATCGATGCCATTGAAGATGAAAACACCATAGTCTTCGTAGAGTCGATATCTAACCCACTTCTTAGAGTCGTTGACTTGGATTTGCTTGCTTCAGCTTGTAAAGAGAGAGACGCCTTATTACTGGTCGATAATACCTTTGCGACGCCACTAAATCTAAAGCCTCTTCTTCATGGGGCACACATTGTTATACACAGCTTGACTAAGTACCTGGCCGGTCACAACGACGTCGTTGGGGGCGCTGTTATTTCGAACTCAAAATTCATAGACGAACTTTGGTATACCAGGACGAGATTGGGTTGTGTTTTAGACCCTCACGCTTCATTCCTCATACTTAGAGGGCTCAAAACCCTTGGCGCAAGGCTGAAGATCAGTCAGGAGAGTGCAAGGGCCATAGCCGAGTTCCTCGCAGATCACAGTAAGGTTTCAAGGGTCTACTATCCCGGTCTTCCATCTCATCCAACCCATCACATAGCCAAGAAGATGTTGAAGGGCTTTGGGTCTGTGGTGAGCTTTGAAGTAAAGGGTGATGGGGAGGCTGCTAAGAAGTTTCTGAGGAGCTTAAAAGTGATAAAGCCCTCACCAAGCTTAGGAGGATGTGAGAGCTTGGCATCGCACCCGGTCTCGTCTTCGCATAAAGACGTTCCAAGAGAAGAAAGAGAAAGACTGGGAATAACAGAGGGTCTCATAAGGATATCGGTTGGACTAGAAGACCTGAATGACCTAATAGAAGATATAGATCAAGCGCTGAGGTCATTATGTTAAAAAAGGCTTGAAAAGTTCAAGAGATTTATCATTTACTACTCTAGGCCATCCATAGTAGCAATGCTATCACTAGTCCATAGATGGCTACCGCCTCGACGAAGACTATGTAGATTATCGTCCTACCGAAAAGCTCTGGCTTTTCAGCTATTACGCCTATAGCTGCCGCCGATGCCGTACCCAAGCCTATACCCGCACCCAAGGCAGCAAAGCCAATAGCCATACCTGCGCCCAACTTGCTGAGGCCAATCCCTGCAAACTCGGCTTCTTGTCCTCCTTCACCTGTCACAGCTGCATAGGCACTTATTGCTCCCATGGCAGCTATGGCAAGACCCAAGAGAGCAAGCATTAAGCTCATTGTAAGCAGCTTCTTCATAGCACATACCCCTATTGCGGAATTCCATGTTACCGGCTTTATATTGATTTCTATCTCTACGCACCTAGTCATTCATTGATACAGTAAATCGGTCAATCTTTTGCTTCTTTAGCTCTAAGTCGAAGATCTAAACGAATTCTCTCCAGCAACCTTAAGGCAATAATGGTTCCGACTCCGAAACCTGCTAGACCAAACAATGTCATTAGCAGAGCTCTCAAGATTATATGTAGATCTTTGAATAGGAAGAGGGCCAAGATCGTTAAAGAAATAGCAAATGAAGGGACGATAAGACCTATAGCCAAGGCCTTGATCATAGCTATTATGATGCGTTTTCTTACCTCATTCAACATAGGTCTAACTTGGATCTCGCTGAGATAAGCTTTTACTTAGTTCTTAGAAACTATGTTCAGAGAGAATGAAAGTAACTGGTGAAGATTTAAGGAAGGCTCTCATAGCGCTAAGCTTTGGGCTGGAGCCTATAATATTTGCAATAGTTGGATGGTACGCTGGGCCTTATTTAGGGCTCACTAACGTGATGGGGGCTTTGATTGGGGTTATTGTAGGCTTTGGAATAATGTTTTGGCGTATTTGGAGGTTCAGTCTTACCTTAGGACTCAAAATTAGGTACGATCCCGAGAGAGTGGATTTAAGATCTTTAATATCGCTTGTAGAGGCAGAACGCTATAAGATACTAACTAGGTACGATATTGCGAAGATAATGGGTGCAAGAGGATCGCTGCAATTGCTAAACGTGTTGAAGAATTTGTCACTTATAAAACTTAATTTTTATGATTTAAACAAATTAAGTAGCATCTTAGAAGAGCTAACAGATTTTTCAAAGGTACTTATTGATGTTCGAGTACGATCGCCCATAGAGCTTCTAACGATAATAGATGATTTTAATGACTTCCTAGTAGCTCTATGTGTTAACTTTGCTTTTCGATATGAAGTCCATGGTGATGAAGTAGCTAGGGGCTATGTTGTTACGCCATTTAAATTGAAGAGGGATGCTCAAGATCTCTTACGCGAAGACTTAAAGGATTACTTGGCCAATGATGATATTAGAAGGCTTTACCCCAGAGCTCTGGAGGAATCTCTTACTATCGGTTCAAGAGGTCCCTTACTTGCACTCGCGGCTTACTCCCTCCTAAAGATGGGGAGGGACCTTGAGGTTACCAAATACGCTTATGCATATTCTAATGAGGTAAGAAGGCTTGCTTACAAACTATTTTTAATAGCCATCAATGATTTAAGGAGGGAAGGTAAAAAATCTGTGATTGCGGAAGCCGTGGAACAAAAGATAAGGGAGGTCAAGCTTTCCATTAAAAAGGAAGAGGAGGTTATTGGAAAAGAAGAAGACGTGCTAAGGAATTTCGTAGGTGACTCTTATAGAGCTTTAATAGAACCAAGCAAAGTGCCCCTTACCGCTAAAGCTGTGCTCTCTTACTTATTCGTTAAATGGAGTGAGAAGGCCAGCTTAAAGTTGGCTTTCATGGCTGCAAGCGATGAAGTTGCCCCTCAAAAAGCTTACGAATCGCTAATCGTTCCCCATTAAAGCTTAACAGGCTTAAGGCTTATGACGAAAGGTTGAAATGGAGTACCATTGGTTATGAGGAATTTTGTTCCATGCTCGACCCAGTGAAGCCTTAGAGCTTGGAAGAAGACGAATATTATCTCGAAGAAGACGAAGAATATGGTCCCAGCTATCGCACCTATGAAGGGCACTCCAATCATTGCATAAAGACCCTCATCAATTGACAAGAAGACGTGAGAGAGAACGGCGTGCACTAAAGCGAAAGCAAAGAGCCTCGCATACGATATGGTGTTTGAGAGTGATGCTATGAAGTTGTCAAGGCTTTCACTAAGACCGTCCGATAACCCCATGAAAACAGTTCTAATGATTACCATCGCTGCGAAGGGCATCCATATGAGGATTATAGTGTCTAAGGATCCTTCAACAACAGCATTAATCAATCTTCCACGATAAATAATGAAGGCCGTGGCGAGACTTAGATAAAGCCAGAGCCAGAGACCTGGCCCCACTATTGCCTCTCTATACTCTCCAAGCCTTATTTTATTTATTACCGAAAATATTAGACCTAACGTTATGTGAAATATTGCTATGTATATTGATAGCTTAATGAGGGCTTTCGCTCCTTCAGCTTCTAACATGTCAAATCCTTGGGGTAGCCCCAAAGCTGAAAGTACGGCTGATCTGATAGTGGCTAATGGACCGACATTAATGGGATCAAAGTTAAAGAGCTTTAATGGGTGGTAGTGTCCAGGGTACGGATCAAGTTTCCCAAAGAACTCGCCAAACGTTATACCGAAGATTATCGAAGTTATAGCGCAAGCTATTATTACCGGTGCTCCTTGAACTATGTAGTTTGTTAACTCACCTCCTCTGTAGCCCTTCTTCTTAATGTAGTAGAGGAGTATGGAGAGAATTAAGAGGACCAATCCATGCCCTACGTCAGGGAACATTAAACCGAAGAATATTGGGAATGTGAAGAACCATATGATCGTGGGGTCTATTTCCCTGTAATTGAGTATGCCTAAGCCTCTTACAAGCCCTTCATATATCCTAGCCCACCTAGGATTTCTCATCAATGATGGGACCTTAATCTCGTGAATAGCTTTGGTCACCTCTTCTTTTTTCACTTTAACCTTTGTAGGGCGACTAACTTCCATGCAGACGAAGTTGTTGTTGGAAGCTTCTCTGACTAACGATTTCACCTTTTCGACATATTCCTTAGCTACGGATATTTGAAGAATCGCCATGTTGTCGGTAGCAACCATCTTCAACCTCTTCTCTTCAACCATTCGAGCCCCTTCAATTAACCTCTTGAATTCTATCAGCTGATCTCCTTTCTCTCTCTTTATTTCGCTTAGTAGAGCGTGTATTTTTGCACTTTCATCTGATAATTGAAGGACCATGCTTCTTATGGTTCCTTTGATGTCTTGGACCATCACCTCTGCCAGCCGTATTTGTGGCGTGATCAGGGCTGAAACGTCACCTTCAAGCCTTGAGGCTGTCTCCATGGATTTCTTTATACTTTCAAGTCTTGAGAAGAGGGAGAAGACCTCTTTCTCAATTGACGAAACAACAGAATCTATTTCGTCTATCTTCTCACTAGGTAATGGCTCACTAATTGGCTTTACATCTTGAGGTGAGCGTAAGCCGAGCATGGATAACAATACGTCGAGCCTAGAAGATAAGGAGGAGAGCTTGAAGAGACTAGGAGAGGGCTCGAGAGGCTTGACTTTATCTTCAAACTCCGCATAAGATAGGCTTCTAAGGTCAGTAACAGAGTGCTCAACCTCTGATAGGGCGTAAAGGACATTCTCTACATAATCTTTAGGTACGTAAAATCTAAGATTTATCAGCTCGTGCTTTTCCTCTTTAGGCCTCTCAAACAGGTGAGCCTCTGCACGAAGCTTCGGCTCCTCATACTTAACTACGTAGTGTCCGTGACTTGCCTTCTCAACTGCTTTGATGAAAGGCTTTAAGAGGTCCCTCGGTAACCAACCCGAAAAGACTGCAACTTCAGCGGTTTCCGCAGCCTTTGCTTTGATCGACTCTATAGCTTCCAATACCTTCAATGACGTGATGAGCTTCGAGATCTTTTCTCCATGCTCCTTCTTCACCCTTTCTACAACCGACTCATCGCTTGCACTCAGTGCTCTCTCTAAGGCATCAACATAGGCTTCAGAGTCTAAAAGGGAAGTCGAGAATATCTCTTCATCGGTTAAATTTTCAAGAGGGTATGGAGGAAGCTTTATGGTAGATGTTAGCTTCTCGAGTCTAGAAATTAATGATGATATCCTATAGAGGTTTGATGAGGCATCAAAAGGTCTCAAGATGCCTTTAGCTACCTCTTCAGGGAACTCTTCCTTCACATCTATTAAGTGAAGGAAGCCTTCTTTACCTATATGGAAGAGGACCTTGACAAGATGGTCCTTAAGGACGTAGACCTTGACCTTGACCATCGGTGCCAATGTAAGCACTTGAAAGCCCCCTTATAGGGCTCATGCGCTACTTCCCTTAGAAGAAAAGAATTTATAAACTTTGCTAAGCGGAGAAGTAGCTGCTAGATTACCGTGGAGGTTCCCAGCATGGACGAGGTTCTAAGCCGCATAATTGAGGCAGAAAGAGAAGCTAGAAGGATAATTGACAGTGCCTACGAAGAAGCTAAGAGGTTAGAGGCTGAGGCAAGGGTGGAGGCTGAAGAGCGAGCAAGAATTGTTTACAATAAGATTATAGAGCGAGCAATGAAGGAGGCTGAAGAGGAGGTCAAGAGAATAGAAGAAGAAACTAAGCACGAGGTTGAAAGAATAGAAGAGAGACTACTTACGGAGATGAGGAGACTAGAGAGACTAGCTTCCAGGAACCTTGAAAAGGCCGTAAAATTGCTGCTAATTGAGGCATTAAGACCGTAGCTCCATGGGGGGAGCATAATGTCTCTTGCTGGGGACTTAGAAAAGCTCACAAGTATCATCATAGAGAGGGCTAAAGATGAGGCAAAGAACATAATAGCTAAGGCTAGAGAGAAGGGGGAGGAGATAGTAAAAAGTGCCGTGGAGGAAGCTAAAAGAAAGGCAGAGATGGAGGCCTTAGAGATAATGAGGAGAAGGAGAGAGGAGGCTCTTAATCGAAGGAGGAGCGAGATAGCTAAAGCGCGTGCAGATGCATATAGGAGGCTTTTAGATCACAAAGAGAGGCTTATAGAGAAGGTCGTTGAAGAGACTAAGAAGAGACTTCAGGAAATAGTTGAATCTAAAGAATATGAGAGGGCGCTCGTGGAGATGCTTAAAGAAGCTGTAAAGGTTCTCGGAGGAGGGGCAATTGAGGTAAAGCTTAACAAGAGAGATGCGAAGTTAGGGTTGAACTTAGCAGACATAGCTAAGGAGATAGCACGAGAACTTGGAGAGCCTGTGGAATTAAGATTAGCAAGTGAGCCTGGAGATTTCATGGGTGGTCTCGTAGCTAAGTCCCTTAAAGTTGAGATAGAAGTCGACTATACGATTGAAGGCATACTTGAGAGGAAGTGGAGGAAGCTTAGGAGCGAGATCGCGAAGATGCTATTCTCTGAAGATTAATTGTGAGCAATATCACTATCCAACTTTCACAATAAAAGCGTTAAGTAAGGATCATCTCGTATGAACGACATAGGCGGTTGCTTTATTACACAGGTTACGAAAAACGGTCTACGATGCACACGAAACTTGATGAAATAGATAAAGCAATACTAAGAGAATTGGTTAATGATGCTAGACTATCGTTTAGAGAGATAGCTAGAAGGATAGGCGTTTCAACGGCAACCGTGGCCAGCAGGGTCAAGAGGATGGAGGAAGAGGGTGTGATAAAGGGCTACACAACTATAGTTGATGTGGAGAAATTGGGTTATGACGTTGCTGCTTTAATAGAAATTGTAATCTCTAGGGGCAAGGTTGTAGACATCGAGGACGAGATCGCGAAGATGCCTAACGTGCAGGCTGTCTATGATGTTACAGGACAAAGCGATGCCATTATAATAGCTAGATTCAAGTCAAGAGCTGAGCTGAGCAAGTTCATAAAGAAGTTGCTATCCATGGAGTACGTTGAGAGGACGATAACTCACGTAGTCCTAGGCGTGAGAAAAGAGGACTTCTCCGTAAAGCAGCTGATTGACTAACTAGAATCATGCCTTCATTACAACCATCCTTAATCTCCTTAGAGTTCGAGCAAATCTCTAATGGCAAGTGGCATGTTCACTGAAAACACTAAAAACTAACTATGAAGAACAAGCACATTGCGGGCTCAGCCGGTTGATCCTTCCTCATTAATCGGTCAAGGCTGAACTCTTCATAGCCCAACAGATATTAGTAAAAGGAGACCTAAATCTATCTCTCTTTGTTACAGCTCAAGTGCTGTCAATCAAGGTACTAAGACAAGGATTAGGTGGTAGCCCGGGGGAGATTCGAACTCCCGTCGACGGGGCCAAAGCCCGCCATGCTTGGCCGCTACACCACCGGGCTTCGCTATTTACGAAGAAAGGAGGGTGATTTAAAGTTTAACATAGTGGGAAAAGAAGGGGTTTATGATTTCTTTGAACAACAGTTCTACTCAGTTATCTGTATCGCTTGATTGGGACATTGAGCTTCGCATGCTCTACACGCTAGACATGCATCCTTATTGACTATTTCGACCCTCCCTTCCTTCATCTCGTAGACGCCCACTGGACATACTGAAACGCATGTACCACAGTTTGTGCACTTTCCTCGGTCTACTGTTATCTCTACCATGACATAACCCCACACTTATTTTTGCGGCTTAGATTTTAAGCTATTGTTCAGTTAGCCTTTAAGTTTAAGTTGCACACCGTTCTCTAGACACGATACTTCATGAAATTTCATGTTCATTGAATCGACCGAGTAATTTAACCTTAGCGTGAAGAAGGACGTGGTGGGTCTAAAATCTAAGTTCCATGAGTTATCAGTGATCATCTACATGACATACCCTCGTAGCATACGCTACGTGAAAGGTTTACTTCGTTTTAAATCGCTATGCTCCACTTCGTTAAACATACTCTTGAAATGCGACTTTATGATTTTTTGACAAGTTATGTCAGCTTAAGCTTTTTAGGGTTACCAGCAAGTTATCTCTCTACTAACTAATAACTAAAAAAGTGATAGAGGGTATGGCGTATTGAGCGAACTTGAAAAGAAGATTAGAGAAGCGCTGGAAAAAGTGATAGACCCTGAGACTGGAATAAGCGTCGTAGAGATGGGCTGTATTAAAAGTGTGCACGAGGAGAATTGTGAGGTCACCATCGAGTTTGTACCTACATCTCCATTCTGTCCAATAGCCTTTTACTTAGCCTACTCAATTAAAGAAGCTGCCGAGAAGGTTGAGGGGGTCAGGAAGGTTAAGGTTTTTAGTCGAGGACATGTAATGGATGAACAAATTAACGAGTATGTCAATAAGCCGAGGAGCAGTCCATGAAGGTCAAGGTGAAGTTCTTCGCATTAATAAGAGAGGTGGCAGGAGTCAAAGAGGTGGAGGAGGAGGTAGAGGACAATACGACTGTCAGAGAATTGCTAGAAAAGCTTTGCAAGAGGATGCCTGAGAAGTTTCGGAATCTCATCTTTGACGGTCACGAGGTCTCGAAGAATCTCATAATCTTGGTGAACCGCAAAGGTATAAGAGAGCTTGATGGTCTAGAGACGAAGCTTAAGGATGGCGATGAAGTAGCGCTCCTACCCCCGGTAAGTGGTGGCTAGACCATCCTACCAAGTAGTACGTGAGGCTTTGCTTCCTCAATGATTACGGTCACCTTCCTCCACAGCAGATTATGGTCGCATTCGATCACCACAGGTCTATAATCGACCATCCTCCCCAAGAGCCCCCCTCTTGGAGCCACGTCTGTTAAAAGCACATCAACCTCCTTTCCCACATACCGAATGTTCCTCTTTAGCATTAGCTCCTTAACTAACTCACTTAGTATGCGTGACCTCCTCTTCTTAACATAATCGGATAGCTGAGGAAGTGAGGAAGCTTTAGTGAAAGGCCTCATAGCATATCTAGCCACATGAACCTTGTCGGGGACTAGCTTTTCTAAAACCTTACAAGTCTGTTCAAAGTCTTCATCGGTCTCGCCGGGAAAGCCAACTATTACGTCGGTAGCTAAGAAGATGTCTACTTCAGACCTGAAGAGGTTAACGAGTTTAGTGAAGAGGTCAACCGTGTACTTCCTATTCATGAGTTTTAATATCTTATCGCTTCCAGATTGTAGAGGTAAGTGTAAGTACTTGTATACTCGAGCGTCTAAGTAGAAATGTCTTAACTCATCAGCTATGGCGGCGAGGGTTGATGGCTCCATCATGCCAAGTCTTACCACATAGTCGCCTTCATTCCTGAGGAGAGATCGTAATAGAGATGGGAGGTTCGTTCCTATGTCCAAACCGTAGGAAGCAAGATCTTGGGCGACTAAGTACACCTCCTTTACGCCTTTAGACAGAGCACTACTGAAAAGTTCTAGAATTCTTTGAGGTGGACAACTGGATAGCCTTCCTCTCGATATCGGCATTATGCAATAGCTACACGAACCAAGGCAACCAACTGCTACAGGTATAATGAGTCTCTTGCTAGAACCATCATATGTTGGCAACTTAAATTCCTCTCTCCTGTCGGGGCCAATATTTATCACCCTTTCTCGAAGAGCATCTAAAACCAGTTGAAGGGCATTTGGTCCGATTATGCTAGCTGATGGAGAGATGGAAGCTATGAAGGCAGGACGAGCTCTCGCAAGACAGCCAGTGACTATGATCTTCTTGTAGCCATGACGGCTTCTTAATGATTCTAGTTCTTTAATCCTTTTAGCTATCTTTCTCTCAGTCTCAGCCCTCACAGCACACGTATTGATCACGATAGCATCCGCTATTGTAGGACTATCAACTATCTCATGCCCGCCTTCCCTCAATATCGATACGATGGTATCGCTATCCGCTTTGTTCAGCCAACACCCATAGGTTTCAATGTAGACCTTCAAGGCTATGCCCCTCCTCTACTTCAAGGGAGAGCAGAGCATTAAACGTATAAGGTCTCAAGTAGCTAATAGGATTTAAAGTACCAATCAAAACCCTCATCATCGTTGCTCTCAGCACCTGGTTCCTCATAAGCTAAAATCATTAAGGTATTTTGCTTGTATGACCTAACCTTAAAAATCAGTGGATTGATTCTCATAGGGTGAGGGACTATGTGCGAGAAGTGTGAGAACACTATAGCCGAGACGTTCGTCAAGGGTTTAAATGCCATACACTCAGATGACAAGCTAAGATTCTCAAGTAAGAGTAAGGAGATCAAAGAGATGGTTAGAGAGGGCCTGTCATGAAGATCTTTACTTGATCTTAACGAATAATGGTTTGGGCGTTGGCACCTCTCTTCCTGGTTCTATAGGCTCTATTGCCCCCTCCCACTTCTCTTCATGGACGTTGCTCGTATAGCCGATACCTCTCCAAATGTCGTTGGCACTTTTCGGCATGAAGGGAGCCAGCATTATGGCCAAGGACTTTATAGCGGTTAAACATACGTAGATGCTCGTTGACGCTTCATCAGTCAGACCCTTTCGAATAGCATCCCAAGGAGCTTTCTCGTTTAGGTATCTGTTACCCTCTCTAGCTATGCTCATGACCTCTTGCAGTGCATCTCTTATCCTAAAGTTGTCTAAGCACGATGAAGTTCCTTGAAACTTCTCTAAAACTACCTCCCATAGTTCCTCCTTCATCCAGTCACTTCTTGGAGTCGGTACCTTCGAGTTGAAGGCTCTTGATGTGAAACTTAGAACTCTATAGACAAAGTTTCCAAGAGTATCGTTTAAGTGAGAGTTTACCAGTTCTTTGAATAGAGACCATGTAAAGCTAACGTCTCTTCCTTCGGGTCTAAGGCAGAGTAAAACGTACCTCCAATAGTCTGCTGGGTACATCTCAAGGGCTTCGTCGATCCACACGCCTATTCTCCTGCTCTTTGAGAACTTCTGACCCTCAAAGAGCAGGTATTCAGTAGCTGATATGCCCCATGGGAGAACGTAGCCTTCCCCCGATGCTATTAAGAGAGCTGGTAGTATTAGTGTGTGAAACGGAATGTTATCCTTCCCTATAAAGCATAGGAATCTACTGTCTTCGTTAAACCAGTACTCCTTCCATTTATCTGGCTCTCCCTTCTTAGCAAAGTACTCTATAGTGGCGGATATGTAACCTAATACCGCTTCCATCCACACGTAAATGGTCTTGCCCTCAGCACCAGGAAAGGGGGCTGGTATTCCCCACTTGTTATCTCTTGTTACAGATCTTGGCTTTAACCCCTCTTTAAGTAAGCTCAAGCTACTGTTTCTAGCGTTTTCGGTTAAGAATGGTGCCTTCTCCACGTACTCTCTCAACTTAGGTTCGAGCTTTGGAAGATCAAAGAACCAGTGCTTCGTTCTCTTAAATTGCGGAGGTGAACCACATATGGTGCACTTAGGCTTCATTAGCTTATCAGGCTCTAAAAGTCTCCCACAATTATCGCATTGATCTCCTCTAGCATCTTCAAATCCACAGTAGGGGCATTGACCTGTTACGAACCTGTCTGGCAAGAAGATCTGGCATTTAGAGCAGAAGGGTAGTTCAACCTCCTCTTCATAGATGTAGCCATTTTCTAGTAACTTCATGTAAAACGATCTAACAAACTCCTTATGGTATGGGCTCTCAGTCCTTGAGTAGTTATCGAATGATATTTCCCATCTTCTAAATAGTTCCGCGATTTTCGAGTGATTCTCGTCACATAAGGCCTTCGGTTCGATCCCCCTCTTTATCGCCTCTACCTCTATTGGTGTTCCATGTTCATCAGATCCACTAACGAAGATAACGTCTTCACCCTTCATCCTCAAATATCTTGCTATCACATCAGCAGAGAGGGCTGAGCCTATCATCGTGCCTAAGTGAGGCACGTAGTTTACATAAGGCCACGCACACGTTACTATCCACTTAGCCACCTTCTTCACCCTCTTCGCCCTCAGACAAACTCTCCTCCGACTCTAGACTTACGGTCTTTGGCTCCCATAGAACGAAGCCCCTCCTCTTCAACCTTCTCCTGACCGAATAGAGATATCTCCAAACTACGCCATGAGGGCTACCAGATATCAGCATCTCGATAGCTCTACGTGCTATCTCCACGTTCTCAAGCTTTCCAGCTATCGCTACTATGTGTCCTGATATTGATATTGCAGTGTTCGTGAGCTCTTCTATTAGCTTCCTCGCCTTACCCCTCTCCCCTATGAGTCTCCCCTTGACCCGCACCAAGTTATCCCTTGAAGGGCCTAGAAGGTACTTCAAGTCTATCACATGAAGGGCTGCATCTTCTTCACTAAAGATCTTTAGAGCTTTTTCAGGATTCATGCCGTAGCCTATTGCCTGAACTATGTTTTTAACAACTAGGAGATTAGCTGGATTTGAGTTCTCTAAAAGCTCTACACATACCCTTCCAGTAGAGCTCTCAACCTCCAGCCTGACTCCGTAAGTGTCCTCTATTTCCTTCTTAACACTACCTCCCTTCCCTATAAGGACTCCAACCCTTTCAACTGGTATCTGGACGTAGTCTCTATAAATGACGTT harbors:
- the speD gene encoding adenosylmethionine decarboxylase — encoded protein: MVEEGYTRKQIVGKHVYGNLYDCDPNVLSNEEFLRNVVEEAARISKCNLYDIKSWKFGGEKGGVSVIALVTESHIAVHTWIEYEYATVDVYTCGSKSDPEAAFDFIASQLKPKEYTKYFSDRSSKPKIAKVAAKILA
- a CDS encoding cystathionine gamma-synthase family protein, whose amino-acid sequence is MFREATRAIHGGEELIEKVATFITPIYQTAVFPYPLEDLRSFRGRPLKYSREDNPTNIVLEKRLASLEEGEDALVFSSGMAAISSCLFHLLRSGCKLVLSREVYGTTIPLAKSFEKFGVKVELRGPETEDIIDAIEDENTIVFVESISNPLLRVVDLDLLASACKERDALLLVDNTFATPLNLKPLLHGAHIVIHSLTKYLAGHNDVVGGAVISNSKFIDELWYTRTRLGCVLDPHASFLILRGLKTLGARLKISQESARAIAEFLADHSKVSRVYYPGLPSHPTHHIAKKMLKGFGSVVSFEVKGDGEAAKKFLRSLKVIKPSPSLGGCESLASHPVSSSHKDVPREERERLGITEGLIRISVGLEDLNDLIEDIDQALRSLC
- a CDS encoding ATP synthase subunit C codes for the protein MKKLLTMSLMLALLGLAIAAMGAISAYAAVTGEGGQEAEFAGIGLSKLGAGMAIGFAALGAGIGLGTASAAAIGVIAEKPELFGRTIIYIVFVEAVAIYGLVIALLLWMA
- a CDS encoding V-type ATPase 116kDa subunit family protein translates to MLTLAPMVKVKVYVLKDHLVKVLFHIGKEGFLHLIDVKEEFPEEVAKGILRPFDASSNLYRISSLISRLEKLTSTIKLPPYPLENLTDEEIFSTSLLDSEAYVDALERALSASDESVVERVKKEHGEKISKLITSLKVLEAIESIKAKAAETAEVAVFSGWLPRDLLKPFIKAVEKASHGHYVVKYEEPKLRAEAHLFERPKEEKHELINLRFYVPKDYVENVLYALSEVEHSVTDLRSLSYAEFEDKVKPLEPSPSLFKLSSLSSRLDVLLSMLGLRSPQDVKPISEPLPSEKIDEIDSVVSSIEKEVFSLFSRLESIKKSMETASRLEGDVSALITPQIRLAEVMVQDIKGTIRSMVLQLSDESAKIHALLSEIKREKGDQLIEFKRLIEGARMVEEKRLKMVATDNMAILQISVAKEYVEKVKSLVREASNNNFVCMEVSRPTKVKVKKEEVTKAIHEIKVPSLMRNPRWARIYEGLVRGLGILNYREIDPTIIWFFTFPIFFGLMFPDVGHGLVLLILSILLYYIKKKGYRGGELTNYIVQGAPVIIACAITSIIFGITFGEFFGKLDPYPGHYHPLKLFNFDPINVGPLATIRSAVLSALGLPQGFDMLEAEGAKALIKLSIYIAIFHITLGLIFSVINKIRLGEYREAIVGPGLWLWLYLSLATAFIIYRGRLINAVVEGSLDTIILIWMPFAAMVIIRTVFMGLSDGLSESLDNFIASLSNTISYARLFAFALVHAVLSHVFLSIDEGLYAMIGVPFIGAIAGTIFFVFFEIIFVFFQALRLHWVEHGTKFLITNGTPFQPFVISLKPVKL
- a CDS encoding V-type ATP synthase subunit E family protein produces the protein MSLAGDLEKLTSIIIERAKDEAKNIIAKAREKGEEIVKSAVEEAKRKAEMEALEIMRRRREEALNRRRSEIAKARADAYRRLLDHKERLIEKVVEETKKRLQEIVESKEYERALVEMLKEAVKVLGGGAIEVKLNKRDAKLGLNLADIAKEIARELGEPVELRLASEPGDFMGGLVAKSLKVEIEVDYTIEGILERKWRKLRSEIAKMLFSED
- a CDS encoding Lrp/AsnC family transcriptional regulator, coding for MHTKLDEIDKAILRELVNDARLSFREIARRIGVSTATVASRVKRMEEEGVIKGYTTIVDVEKLGYDVAALIEIVISRGKVVDIEDEIAKMPNVQAVYDVTGQSDAIIIARFKSRAELSKFIKKLLSMEYVERTITHVVLGVRKEDFSVKQLID
- a CDS encoding 4Fe-4S binding protein produces the protein MVEITVDRGKCTNCGTCVSVCPVGVYEMKEGRVEIVNKDACLACRACEAQCPNQAIQITE
- a CDS encoding iron-sulfur cluster assembly protein, whose product is MSELEKKIREALEKVIDPETGISVVEMGCIKSVHEENCEVTIEFVPTSPFCPIAFYLAYSIKEAAEKVEGVRKVKVFSRGHVMDEQINEYVNKPRSSP